DNA sequence from the Actinomycetota bacterium genome:
TCGCGATCCGGATCGGCTGGGGCCCCTTGCGCTTGTGGAGGCCCAGGTCGGCCACCAGCGACTGGATCGCATCCTTGATCGCATCCACCGTCCATGGCTCCAGCGACTCAAGCTTCGTCGCCGTGGCCTCCAGCGTCGCGTCCGCCTGCCCCCCGCTCATGAACTGGTCCCAGGCGTTGGGGTCGATCGGAGGCCGCGCGCTCAGGTAAGAGATCGCCTGCGGGACCTCCGACAGCCTCACGACCCTGGTCTGGATCAGCTCGTGCTCGATCGCGGCCGACAGCGCGTTGGTGTGCGTGTCCGGACAAAGCTCGAGCACGCGCGACCGCAGCTCGTCCGGTGACAGCGCCTTGATGTACTCCTGGTTCATCCAGTCCAGCTTTTGGCGGTCGAAGATCGCACCGTGGGGCTGGACGCGGTCCAGCGTGAACTCCCCCACGAGGCG
Encoded proteins:
- a CDS encoding glutamate--tRNA ligase — encoded protein: RLVGEFTLDRVQPHGAIFDRQKLDWMNQEYIKALSPDELRSRVLELCPDTHTNALSAAIEHELIQTRVVRLSEVPQAISYLSARPPIDPNAWDQFMSGGQADATLEATATKLESLEPWTVDAIKDAIQSLVADLGLHKRKGPQPIRIAISGTTVSLPLFESIYIIGRAESVARLRAAREVSVSPAG